The nucleotide sequence TTCGATCCCGCCTGCCTGGGTGTAATCTTGGGTAACAGTGGCAGAGAGCTTTTGCTCCAATACCTGTTCAACTTGAGCAATTACTTCCGGTGAAGTACTGTCCATAGTCGCAATACGTTTCGCAACCTCTGCTTGACGTTCTTGCGGAAGAGCGGACAAAATCATGGCTGCTTGTTGAGCTTCCAAATAAGAAAGCACCAAAGCTATCGTCTGCGGATGCTCATTTTGGATAAAGTTAAGGATTTGACCTGGGTCGGCCTTCCTAGCAAAGTCAAACGGTCGAACTTGAAGGTTTGCCGTCAAGCGATTGATAATATCCATCGCTTTGGTCTCACCCAAAGCTTTTTGCAAAATTTCTTTGGCGTATGTAATCCCGCCCTGTGCAATTACCTCCTTGGCAACTGCTATCTGGTGAAATTCAGATAAAATTTTATCTTTTTCATCCGTATCCACTTTTCGCACATTGGCGATTTCTAATGTCAGTTGCTCGATCTCATCCTCACGCAAATGCTTGAACACCTGGGCAGAAACTTCCGGCCCGAGTGAGATGAGGAGGATAGCTGCTTTTTGTCGTCCTGACAACTCTTTAGCGCCGCGAGCCATACCATTCACTCCTTAATCTTCTGCTAACCAAGTACGAAGCAGAACAACAAACTCATCTGGTTTGCTTCGCGCCAATTTTTCAAGTTGCTTTCTGACCACTACCTGGTCTCCATCTTCTTGGTAAATCAAGTCTGGTATTTCGGCCGCGTTTAACGGTGTCAGCAAGTCTGGCAATTCCTCTTCTTCTTGTTGTTGCTTCGCTTGACTGCGTCTGCGATAAACGAGGAAGGCAACAGCAGCAAGTGCCAGGACTGCAATACCACCAACTGTCCAAAGAACAGCAGGACTTAGTGCACTGGAATCCTCAATCTCAGCTTTTCCTGAGAACTGACGAGGGAGTACAGAGATATGCTTGTCCAACTCAGCATCCGTTAAATCAGAAGCCTGATCACTTAAAGTGACACGAACAACATTGCGCAACACTTGTTTGATGCTCTCAAGCGTAGCCGCATCCAACGTTCCACCATCCGGCGGTTCTACACCCACGTTGATTGTGATGTCTTCGATCTTGTACGGGCTTGATGTAACATTTCGTGTGATGCGATTTACTTCACGGTTAATCGTATCATTCAACTCTTCGTATTGACTGTTACTTCCTTGCGGGGTAGCTCCCGGGTAGTTCGTAACTGCATTGTTATTGGTTCCTGCAATCCCCCCTGGAGGTTGACCTTGTCCAGAGAAGGCTTTTGATAATTTTTGAGAAGAAATGATAAGTCCTTCGTTATTCTCTTTGTCAGGTGCCTCGACTATGTTCTCTACGCGATTTTCTTTGTCAAAGTTCATTTTGATGAACGTATGGACGATGACTTTATCGCGTCCCATGATCGTACCCAACAAGTTGTACAGGTTTTGTTGAATTTTCTTTTCAACATCTGCTTTGATTGTTTCCTGTTGCTTA is from Brevibacillus brevis and encodes:
- the fliG gene encoding flagellar motor switch protein FliG: MARGAKELSGRQKAAILLISLGPEVSAQVFKHLREDEIEQLTLEIANVRKVDTDEKDKILSEFHQIAVAKEVIAQGGITYAKEILQKALGETKAMDIINRLTANLQVRPFDFARKADPGQILNFIQNEHPQTIALVLSYLEAQQAAMILSALPQERQAEVAKRIATMDSTSPEVIAQVEQVLEQKLSATVTQDYTQAGGIEAIVAVLNGVDRGTERTILDSLEIQDPELAEEIKKRMFVFEDIATLDNRSIQRVIRDVENADLQLSLKVSSEEVREVIFRNMSKRMADTFKEEMEFMGPVRLRDVEEAQSRIVAIIRRLEEAGEIIIARGGGDDIIV
- the fliF gene encoding flagellar basal-body MS-ring/collar protein FliF; amino-acid sequence: MNERLAVYKDQITSKWNQFSKKQKWMILGISLFLLISLGLYIYIASQPVYKPLYNQKLSEQEIGTIKQELEASQIPYRITGNGTSIEVPEKMAQDVIVDLAAQGIPSQAGINAEIFSSTLGVTDRQFDVMKKEALQQELRKMLERVKGVRSAQVMITLPQESVWVTETPDTATASVIVDVEPGTTLDQKQINSLYLLVSRSVPKLPMEAIAITDQYSNPLERSEGNENEGTLSSFKQQETIKADVEKKIQQNLYNLLGTIMGRDKVIVHTFIKMNFDKENRVENIVEAPDKENNEGLIISSQKLSKAFSGQGQPPGGIAGTNNNAVTNYPGATPQGSNSQYEELNDTINREVNRITRNVTSSPYKIEDITINVGVEPPDGGTLDAATLESIKQVLRNVVRVTLSDQASDLTDAELDKHISVLPRQFSGKAEIEDSSALSPAVLWTVGGIAVLALAAVAFLVYRRRSQAKQQQEEEELPDLLTPLNAAEIPDLIYQEDGDQVVVRKQLEKLARSKPDEFVVLLRTWLAED